Proteins co-encoded in one Arachis stenosperma cultivar V10309 chromosome 7, arast.V10309.gnm1.PFL2, whole genome shotgun sequence genomic window:
- the LOC130942147 gene encoding GDSL esterase/lipase At2g42990-like, which produces MKKILCYSLFVFQIHFLLHSSSANNNNNYNKNKVPAIIVFGDSSVDSGNNNFIPTIARSNFEPYGRDFPDGNPTGRFSNGKIAPDFISEAFGLMPTVPAYLDPSYSISDFANGVCFASAGTGFDNATSNVVDVIPLWKEIEYYKEYQRKLRTYLGEEKANEIFKEALYLVSIGTNDFLENYYTLPQRRCQFKKVQQYEDFLIGLAENFFKEIYHLGARKISLTGLPPMGCLPLERAINIMEFHGCVEEYNNVALEFNGKLGWLVSKLNKDLPGLQLVDANAYDILLQIVTQPSRFGFEVAQVGCCGTGRFEMSYLCDPKSPFTCSDANKYVFWDAFHPSEKTSQIVSNYLIEKYLAKFR; this is translated from the exons atgaaaaaaattttgtgttattCATTATTTGTGTTTCAAATTCATTTCCTTTTACATAGTAGCAGtgccaataataataataattacaacAAAAACAAGGTTCCAGCAATAatagtgtttggagactcatcaGTTGATTCTGGTAACAACAACTTCATTCCAACAATTGCAAGGAGCAACTTTGAGCCATATGGGCGTGATTTTCCTGATGGAAACCCAACAGGGAGATTCTCAAATGGAAAAATTGCCCCTGATTTTATCTCTGAGGCCTTTGGTCTTATGCCAACTGTTCCTGCATACTTAGATCCGTCTTATAGTATTTCAGATTTTGCTAATGGTGTTTGTTTTGCATCTGCTGGAACTGGATTTGACAATGCTACTTCAAATGTTGTT GATGTGATACCTCTGTGGAAAGAAATTGAATACTACAAGGAGTACCAAAGAAAATTAAGGACATATCTTGGTGAGGAGAAAGCTAATGAAATATTCAAAGAAGCATTATATTTGGTTAGCATAGGTACAAATGATTTTCTAGAGAACTATTACACACTCCCTCAACGTAGGTGCCAATTTAAAAAAGTTCAACAATACGAGGATTTTCTAATTGGACTAGCAGAGAATTTTTTTAAGGAAATTTATCATCTTGGAGCAAGGAAAATTTCTCTGACAGGGTTGCCTCCTATGGGGTGTTTGCCATTGGAAAGAGCCATAAACATTATGGAATTTCATGGTTGTGTGGAGGAATACAATAACGTGGCTTTGGAATTTAATGGTAAATTAGGATGGTTAGTCAGTAAACTTAACAAGGACCTTCCTGGGCTTCAATTAgttgatgcaaatgcatatgatATCCTTTTGCAGATTGTTACACAGCCTTCTCGTTTTG GTTTTGAGGTTGCACAAGTGGGATGTTGTGGAACAGGGAGATTTGAGATGAGTTACTTATGCGACCCAAAAAGTCCATTTACATGCTCAGATGCAAATAAATATGTATTTTGGGATGCCTTTCACCCTTCGGAGAAAACAAGTCAGATAGTCTCTAActatttaattgaaaaatatttagcAAAGTTCCGTTAA